The DNA segment GCTCATGTTGGAGAGGGTCTCCGTATTTGcgcttttctatatatttttatagacCGACACGACTGAGTTTTTGTTGGGTGTGGGGGTTGGTTTATACAAAAACGGTATGGTCTTGTTAAACTTGAGGACTTGCAAGTTTAATCTTCACAAGGAGGAGGATCAAGAACGTGTCTATGGACGTCTTCATTATGAGATTTGGCCGTTGCAAGGAGTACATGGACTCCATATCCTGCCTGCCGAGGTTTCTCACGATTCCTACTTCTCACAGTATGTGCTTCCACGTTGGCTAAGCCCGCTCACTTAACCCTCTTCTTGACTGATTTCTTTCTATGCTTGCTTCAATTACTTGTATTGAAGATGTGCTTTTGAAATTGCCGAGTAAtgaaaaccctaaactccaactTCCAGGGATGCATCATCGAACAAGACGTATGATCTATGTACTCTTGGCCCCCATCTAATCAAATTTAGGATGTCCATTTCGTATGCAAACTCAGTAGGGTtgatgatgacaaaaaaagtaCAAAATAACAACAATTCAAacaacaagcattaaaatattatatatgtagaaacatctctctctctctatatcatGTTCACTAATATTAATATTCATCCGTAATCAAATATGCTTTCCACACACTCGCACAAAATCAAGTATGCATTACTATTACCATAATCATTCGAACAAACATCATTGCCTATACTACGATCACAAACTGTTTGTCTTATTTCAATCTCCTCCACACAAACTCATCATACATTAGAAAGCAATGTAAACACACTttctaaagaaaataaaataaacaacgGGGACTTTCTTTGTTCATCCTCCTCCGTTAACTAATGGCGTGATTAAACCACACTTCTTCAGTTCGCATTTAACCTTATCCATCTCAGCCTCCGGCAACGTCACCGTCACAACCCTCTCCCCCTCCTTAGCCGCCGGCAAAATCACCACCGCTCCCTCATCTCCTATCCCCTGAACATTACAGTAGACCGACACCGGCGACGTCTCCCTTATTTTCGCCTCGTAGAAATCAACTTGGGTTAGATCCACAAACGTCAGTTCCGCACCGTAGACGACCAAATCCAAAACACCATCATCTCTCTCTCCGATCTCATCGATCCAGAACCTCTCATCGGTCGCCTCTCCGATAGATTTCACAATCTCCTCCAAATTGACTTCCGCCACCGAGAAATCGACGTGAACGGAGCTAATCATCTGACAGTTTCTCACCGCTCTAGGTTTCAGTTCGTTTGGGTCAGATCTGACGATCGTGATCGTAACCGGCTCCGAGTCTCCTCTCGCCTTCGCTATGCATTTCCATACGATCCCACTAAGAATCTCGAACTCAAATCCTTTCGcgggaaagtttgtttttatatcGTTGACCGTTACTTTGAAGGAATATGTTGTCATTTTGGTTTTATTCGGAGCGACCCAGAGATCTCCAACCGGGTCAACCTGTTTGATGGAATTAGGTTCTTTGCCAGTGGAATTGGGTTTTGGGAAGCCTCTTCTCGAACCAGAGGTTTGGGGGCAGTAGATCACTTCTCCAGCTAAGGCCCGAGTCCATAGGCTGAAGATATGAGAAAGAGAGAATGGGTCTCCCATGATATGGGCCCAGCTCAAGCCTAATGCTAATCCACCGCATTTATATCGAGTCATCTACGGCAACAAAACCGGATTAAACCAAATGTTTTAATGTCtacttttacttttcttttacaAATGACAATATATACGGTAGAAAccctaaaaattaataaacacataaattaattaatttatatagtttagaattaggtttaaaatatgacacaaatcgatatgatgataaaataataaattcttataaaatcctatgtaaatatataatctcataaaaattataaattaataatttatatgtatacacataacccttatattatttgttttatattcataataatttatcttaatattttcttaacacttaatatattttaatactatttagtaaaattatatctaaaatcacatttaaacTGTAAGAAACAACTTTTATATACACCAAAGTATATAATAGAACCAATATAGatgcaaaatttcaaaaaagttAATTGATCtctatatatactaaaataaaatatttttcttattttagaaaaaaacataatttgtgataaaaaaatctaaaaaagaaacatttgtaacttaataactctataaattaatgaaatatcttGGGTTCGATTCCCCTTGGCCATTCATAGACGCCTTAAGTGGCAAGAAAACCCAGATTTCTATGTACTTTTTGGTGATTAGTCATTGGGCCTAGAAAGCCTTTGAAATCGCACCAGagctatcaaaaaaaattaataaaatatcataatttcAGTGTTATTATGTATAGAGTTTTACTGTACTCCTTCATTAAATGAGCATGATATTTCATGCAACTATATAGACCATGTCAAGAAAAAACATGTCAACTATTTGAACAACGAATTTTAACCCTAACACATATGTAAATtagctttgtttttgtttatcacGGATTTTTTTCTGAACGTACTTAAAAGATTCTGTTGGATAACCAAGGTAGATGTTGGCGAAAACCAGTACTAATAGTCAAGGTTTGCAGAAATTAGGATACTTTTGCAAAGAAAATATCTAGAATGACTAAATGCTAGGCAATATGTTGAGATCCATAGTGGGTAGATTCTAATACTAAACCATTATGTTTCAAAATGTTTAATGTAAACTTAGAGatgtcaaaataaaattaaagtgaACTTAGTGATTCTAAAATCTCAAACATTTTGAAACATCCAAAAAAATCTCTATAGATCATCTTACATTTTTAACCGGATATAGTATTTAATTCTCTAACACAACTCCTTGGTTTTTCTTTAACCATGAAATCAGACACAACTTAAAATAACACAATATCATAGTTTACTTAATTTTACTAGGTAGCAAGAGACCCGTTTGATCTGCGTAGTAAGTCTAGAATCAGTCTTGATGGCAATGTTGCAATGCCAAATCTTATTTCacgtttttcttttcattttttttttctttttgtataaatatacagtataacctctttaaattaatattctataaattaatatacactaaaaatctctataaaataatataattttataatctcaaattgagtttttggttcaattagtatatcgataaattaatatttttataaattaataaaaaaattatagttttggtctagtcccaacattattaatttatagaggtttcactgtatatatattctctagttTCGTATAATTATATGTAATGGACCAAAAGTCATATTGATCGGTTGTTTATTTTAGGGACACGTCACACGTGTATATATTTTACGTAAATTAGTACATGTCAAAGGAGAGTACCTGAATATAGATCAAAGGAGAGTATGCCAACTCCGGTCCAACTGGTTGATGATACACCAAAGACTCATCAACGGACCGGTCCGGTACACATAGCCACTCATCCACTGTGAGATCGCACTGACTTTCAACAACACGCGTGCCACAGTCGTTACACTTTATGAACGGACGTCCCGAGTCACGCCGCCTTAACCTGCCAGTGATCCATGAGATTTGGTCGAATACTGTGAAAAGGGTCTCTTTCACGTGCATCACGGTTAAATCACGTGTCATCTCGGCTGAGTAAATATAAACCGCCTTTATGTAGTGGAGTTTCATGGCTAGGTCTAAACCGGTGGGTTGGTGAACTGTACCAGTTTCTGTCGGTCGGGCTGAACCCACTGTCGACATCCAGAAGCCATGAACTGGACCGCTTCCCTCTTCTTGAAGTCGAGGCATGTGTATAAGACAAGAGAAAACAGATGTAAGAAATATTGGCAAAGATGATTATGAGTGATCGCTTGGTCATgcctaaataatatataggaacaataaatatatttctttttcaaaaaaaaaaacaataaaatatatttctttacAGATAATTCATTTACTGTTAATTTTAGCTCTGACTTAATATCGGTGTATCACTAAAAAGTATCTTAATCGGTTTAGAAAACATATCTATGTCAAAAATGATATTTGGTTTTGAAACTTATAAATACGGGTTTAAGAATTTATAACTTATTGTTTAcagcattaaaaaaaactataaagctGTTTATCTTGATAGAGTTTCTCTaattctttttatcttttccaGATTAATTCCTAGGTTATTTACAccatttctcaaaaaatttTACTGTTCTTTTAAAGGCATCTCCAATCCACTCTattttcattctaaaatagagtttagagtaaaaatactccaagagtactctatttttcactctataatagagtgaaaaataggtttacttcaaatatagagtaacttattttttcttgttcatcactctattttctactctaaaatagagtatcatTGGAGCAAACTCAAtctctattataaaaatattctattttagagtaaaaaatagaataatctATTGGAGATGGTCCAAGTGTCTATCTCTTTCATCCTTGTTATATAGAATCACTATAATCTAATCATGTTGTTATATATAACAGAGACAATGTACGTTACGAGTGGGTGAAGGTGGCCCTATTATTAGCAAATGCATCCATTCTATTAAGGATCGGCGGAACATTTCTCCATCGATCTTTTTATCTACTTGGCAAGTTTTGACAATGAGGATTAAGAcgatatacaaaatataaatataaatattgtttgtgAATTTACATGAAAACGAACCTATACGTCCAACATTTGTAGCATCACTGTCCGTGTTAACTGTGAAATTGAATTAGATCCATAGAAGAAACCTGGTCAAAAGTTTCCAACACTTTGGAGTGAGAGTAGATGTTCTTCCCAGTATAGTCTTAGACTCTTAGCCAACCAATCTAAAATATTCTGACTCATCCGTTAATACAACCTACTTCTCAAAACTATTTGAAAGAACCATATCAATTGATATAGCATTCTATGTGTTCTGAAAATGTAGAGTAAGACGTACGATTTTTTCCTTTTAGTTCATATGTGGCATCcatgtataaaataataatgacTGTTTAAAAGAGTGTAAAAgcacaaataaattttagtttgacCCTTTCTAAATATATCTTGCGTAATCGAGGTTTATCCGTTTATGGCTAGTATAGCAACAATATTGCAAACATGGTATCTCaacaactaattaaaaaaagagtaaaaaaaaagaggtacGGTTAGTTAATTGAATGTTTTGAATCTATATTTAAGAGTATCTTCGTCCTCACTCTATAATTTACTCGATAAATAGAGTGAAAGATGGaacatgaacaaaaaataaaagatttagtCCATTCCATTTATGGACTAAACTATGAAGTGGAGATGGAGATGCCCTAAGTGTTTCTTCGGATTCAAAACAACGATTATTTTCATATGGGATTTGTATTGAAGCCCATAAATGGAATCTTGAACTTATGCtttttatatggaccaacttaatcttaatttattagatttttttattacaatattTGTTCTTCaggtagatttttattttacaagttTTTTATAGTTGTggaagaaattttttattactGCTGAAATttagtaattatttttttgaagaaaatatcaATTGAAATAAATGTAGAAATTCTTTTACAATTAAAATGCTACTTCCAATAGCATTTTCAATAAATGTATCTCATAAAACATTtgtaaacatattaaaataaaaatatcaatatatatagtattattttggatatttaaaatttgataaaaaccatctcttagatttttttatatgtgtttttatatttaagatatatacaattaaatataattatattttgtgtttaacaTATACTGAGAAAACCATATGAAATCTATTAGAAGTGCTATTGGCAAACATGGCACCTTCAAAAGGGAATATCTTAATAATTACCGAAGTTTATATTATCGATACAGAAAATAAAAGCTAAAGTTCATAAAAGAaagcataaaaaataaagatgatATTATGATAATAACATTCAAACCAAAATATGATGATTGATGACGAAAAAGGAGGTCCTATATATGGtcctcttcttttctcttttttggttTATTGCGATTCGGAATAACACAGTAAAATCATGTGCCCAAAGTCAAATCCGGTTTACTCTTTAGTTCGGGTTTAGCTCAATTCGTATCTACTCTACATTCGTGGATTTGGCATGAAATATCAAAGaacaaataaaatgatataagaTAAAAGTCAGAAAAGATAAAAGGAGAATAAAACTTATATTACAGTTGATAAAGGATCACAGATTTCATCTCTTGGTTATAAAAGTTCAGCGGCTAAGATCTTCTCTCTAAACGATTTCCAGCAAGATCATTAACCCGtatttattacataaaaatCCCACATATACTTCAAATTGTaccctctcttttcttttctttttgttcttctaTTATAACATACAGCTGTAACAATATAATTCCCCACTTTGATCCCCTAAAAAAGGACCACCATAAAAAACATTAATGATTTTTggcatttttaaaataaagaaaaaatgggAAAAGTACAGAAAACTGTCCCTGtaactatatttttttgaaaaaaaaaagaaaaataaacaggcatgtgatgatgatgaagcagaGAGATTATTAAGCGGATTCGTCGGCGTGAGAGTTTTCCTTTTTCACCCTCGGCTGTATCCCATAATAACTAACGTACCACTTGACGAACTTCCTCAACCCCGCCGCGAGATCCGTCGTCGGTTTATACCCGAAATCTCTATACGCTAAGCTCACATTCGCATGCGTGTACGGCACGTCACCGTTTCTAGGCATTTTGATCAGATGCTTCTTCGCTTTCGTCCCCAACAACCCTTCCAATATCGAAACCAATCTCCCCACCGGAACCGGAGATGTGTTCCCGAGATTGTAGACACGTAACTGAGCCGGTCCTCGCTTCTTTCCGCCGCTTCCCGTGCTCTTCTCCGCCGTATCCAACGCACCGACACATCCTTTAACGATGTCGTCGATGTAGGTGAAGTCACGCGCCACTTCTTGATTGTCCTGAGTTCGGTAAATGTCGATAGACTTCCCGTGGAGTATGTCTTTAGTGAAGAAGAAGTAAGCCATGTCTGGTCTTCCCCAAGGACCGTAAACCGTAAAGAACCGGAGTCCGGTTAAGGAAAGACCGTAGATGTGGTTGTAAGTGTGAGCTATCTCCTCCCCTGCTTTCTTCGTCGCCGCGTAAAGACTCGCCGGCTGATCCGTTCTGTGTTCTTCAGAGAAGGGATTCTCGGTGTTGAGACCGTACACGGAGCTAGACGAAGCCCAGACGATCGCAGGCTGAGGGTTAGCTGCTTTGGCTACTTCGAGGAGGTTAACGAGACCAGCGATGTTTGAGCTGATATAAGACTGAGGGTTCTTCATGGCGTAACGAACTCCGGCTTGAGCTGCTAAGTGGAGGACGTGAGTGAAAGGGACGATGTCGAAGAGCTTGCGCAGGAGAGGTCCGTCGTTGAGATCTCCTTCGACGATGAACACTTGGTTCTTCTCTAGGAGGTGTTGTCTCGCTCTTTTGAGTGATGGATCGTAGTAGTCGTTGAAGTTGTCGAATCCTAAGACTCCGTCGCCGCGTTTCCTAAGTGCGATTGAGCAGTGAGATCCGACGAATCCGGCAGCTCCGGTTACGAGGACGGAGAGGCCGTGTTGTCGTTTTGCTGTTGAGGATTGTCTTACTCGCTTCTCCCAAGCGGCTCCTTCGCCTAGAGAcgaggaggaagagaagagtcCAGTGGATAAGAAGCTGCGTCGGTGGAGATGGTGGCTGTCGGAGTGTGGATGGTAGTTGACTGCGAAGAGTAGGACAAGAACTAGAGCGATGAGGAGTGTTGCTCGGAAAAGAACTTTAGAAGAAGCTTTGAGAACTTTTGTGCTGTGGATCTTGCGGAGGTAGCTGTTGTACCTCTCCAGCTTCACCGTCTTGCTTGTATCCGCCGTAGCCGACAGTGGCATTTTCGTCTTTTGATGGAAACTCTCAGAACTGATTTAGATTTGATTGTTGATTATTCTTCTCTCTGGATTGAAGAAGAGGCTTgagaaaatgttatattttcgAAGATTTTAAGGGACTTGAGGGTTTCAGAGAGTTTTTCTTTCTAGCCCTGAGAAACCAAGTGAAGAACGAGCATATGATTATAAAGACAAAGAGAGAAATTTAGCTGGTCGGAACCCACTTTTACTGTAATAAAGATATTATATAAATCCACGACTtagtttctaaaatataataataaattttacccaaaaaaacaaaaagtactGTTGTAGTTGTGATGGTGACGTTAGTTTTTTAACACGAGTGtgattttaccaaaaatattaaGGATGTGGAAGTTAGGGCTTAAGCCACATTGGAGAGAGTTGAtttcacttacttattttatagTCAAGATCTGTTTATTAACTATGCAGTTTTATTCATTGCTACTAGGTATCAAAATTTGTCattttcttaactttttatGGTTTTCATGGGTTTCtttgatctttagagattcAATAcgttaatattaaaaaaaatgttgcaagtagtcaatcaaaattttcatttagcatatataattatatatttttcgtaattataaagATGAAATTATATCTACGAAATTCTAGAGGAATTCTAGAGTGACTACCTAGCTAATTCACTCATTTAAATgtaataagtttaaaatttaagttatcctctatatataaatagagaaacattttaaaagttataacctatagtttgtactaattaaaaaatgttCTGCTAAGTTGTCACGTAATTAGAATGCTATTTTTATTACGTGACGGCTTGAgaataaattgaaaattttgttagtctaaaattaaattgctaaagaatattatataaaatagtgtatccattatggaccattcatttatcaaattgaaattattatatattcttttcttaaataaaacctacgtaattacctaatgtgattaaaatatatatggcaattaatgatattaaataataaagatttgctaacaatctgtatactttatatcatttttttaattatttattatttaaataaattacacaattacattaatcatataataaaaattaaaattttttttgtatatgtattttgaatttttttaaatgagtataaattattaaaactgttaaaactctcacatatatttttgtgatgaaggtttaattgattttctataataaaatacaatgattacaaaatcatatgaataaataattttattttataaggtgtttatgctaatatatatatatatatatcgtttaaattaaactatacatcatatgaaaatacatacttatattttgatatatatatacatatatatatcgtttaaattaaactatacatcatatgaaaatacatacttatattttgatatctgtgttgaacatatatttaaaagttaatactttaattttgaaatcttcattgttttttttaaatgattataaattattgaaaccactaaacattccacattaaaaaaaaaatcgttggtgtaaaattgtgttacacaaatatgcaaataatcataaaattagaTGAGTAGAAaccttatttaaaaaatattcatattaaaagtatattatatatctatgttaatatcattcaaatttaattatatatcatatacgatagataagactgattgttttgatttatatactctaaaatgattgcgagtaaacaagagcggtcgtttgatttttatttaataaactcaaaaatcaatatttatatcgagtaatatccaaaatgaaaatagtgacacaaaaatgtgaaaaatattgaagatagataggattgacacatgaacgtaaacttctcataaccataattaacttttaaattgctaaatcatgatataaaactgaactgacatagtttcattatAACTAATTAGTAGGCCTGAGATTCTTCGGCATAAatgttaggttcttatgcgataagtgattttttgacttaaaatatttttaaaaatgagatcagctcatctgtaaacaaattatgtaattaacaaaaaagtttttaaaaattgtttaagggccaaaaatattaattcagtcaagaatataaatttttttttccatacgatattttttaaataattttcatataaatttatcatGCGCAAagcgcatgtcttatcctaaTTTCAAGTTATTATGTGGTATACTAAAGTAGGACTACCTCTTTTTTTGTCAGTGAATGCAAGGCTAACATAAAAAccatatattttgatgaataCAACTTAGAAAAATTTGTTGAATAGACAGatagaacaaaaatatcataacttaacttaataaaataaatttaatatgctTAAATTTTTTCTTAGTTTATGTTAAAGGTTTCGAAACGACCTCATAGAGTATTCGAAAGACGTTAAACGTAGTTAAGATAAATATTcgatttgaaaatatatagtagACTTAAATTTCTTCTGAAAACGCGTAGACTATCAACCATGAGCTAATTAACTggaattttgtaataaaatagcAGTGATCGTGTTCTATTACTTAACAGTAATGTATACTTTAATATGGATTCTTTTGTTAAGAAGAATAATAATATGAGTAAATTTTGGACTTTCAttgttaaaaagtatataaCGAAACGACTCAAATAACTAAGGAATTTTAGCACATTGGTTCAGCAAGAGGACAGCCCCACTTCGGTTTGTCTTCTGGTGCGAGGAAGTGAAGAAGAGTGCCCCATGTGACTCCCCCCACTTGGTCTTATGTGTGAACATTTGGACCAATTTTATTTGCtgactttttatttctttatgttttataattttaaattgtgaaatgtttgtaatcatatttgtgaaATAGGGTCGGATTCAACTTAATATAAAAAAGTACATGTCAAAAATAAATGAAGCCCTTGAggaaaaagcaagaaaattgtCAAATAGTCGATGTCTACAGTCTACGCGTTTTCAAAAGATGCTTACATTCTacggaaacaaataaaaaatatatagcaGACAGAGAAGCTGGAAAATTAATGTTAGAGATCTGAACAGATCCTAGTAACATGAATGAATCAATGATTTCAAACAACCTAACTAGACTTGCATAATTATTTCTTCAGTTTGGTTTCCGGAATTGCAATTTAGATTTATAAGCTAGAAAAACCGTTTTAGTGTAAAGAGTTACAAACGATCAATTCTTTTTCAGTTACCCTGCtaagattatgttttcaaaaaaaatatatataatattttctaccAATATAGATAAACTACCTAATatgaattggaaaaaaaaagaatgaagaagaaCTATATCTATCTGTGATTTAGGTATCTTTGTAGCATATCTAAAGCTTAGTTAAGCTTGAATATACAAATATCCATCCCCAGCAAAGGTAACTTGGAATAccatataataaatatagtgtcgatataaaataaaatgggaGAAACATTCGCgaaagggcaattgtcaataatagcaccttttgaagtttatgtctcaaaaatagcactagaaggagaaagtcacaaaaatgacattcattaaagggtaaaatatccctaatacccttggtttaaaattaaataaataaacaaacaaaaataaataaaaataaataaaaaaaataaaaaaaaaagaatttttttttatagtttcagattatatgttttcagattcgaaatttttataatttttttttgaaatttttttttgaactttttttttatttttttttcaaattttttttttataatttaaaaatcctttttgaaactatttttaaaatttttatttttattttagtatttagtttttataaaattttaaaccctaattccaaaaccccaccccttgactctaaaccctaaagtttggattaattaacccaaggggtataagtgtatatttacctctttaatgaaacctatttttgtgactttgagccttgagtgctactttgggaacaaaaacttggtttggtgttattctagtctttttctcttcgCGAAAACGTAAAAGAAGGCATATTAGTTCCATCTTTacgttgctaaaaaaaaaaaaaagtttcatcaTTACATAtccattttgtttttgttgtgaaGAAACACTAATTAACCTTCAAAAAtcaaagaaacttaacaaaaaacgATTGATGTATagtttgtttgtcttttgttCTTCATTGTTCATTAACTTCAAGCATCATTATGGTGAAGTTTGGACTTATGACATCTTCAATCCcctctattttttatattaaaatagagtttagaataaaaGTGATTCAGTAGTATTATATTTCTCattttataatagagtaaaaaatgagTTACTCTATATATGTTGAGATAAGCTTGAAGTAGCTTAGGATACAAGCTACCTAATCCTAATAGGTTATGTCTATCTATAAGGATTAGGAAATATATTTGTGTTagtcctaatgagtttaggataatTAGAGTCTTATATAAGGAGATACCAACATGTGGTATAACTTAATGTGTTGTGAGCTTTAGATTTGAG comes from the Brassica napus cultivar Da-Ae chromosome A7, Da-Ae, whole genome shotgun sequence genome and includes:
- the LOC106357851 gene encoding UDP-glucuronate 4-epimerase 6-like, whose product is MPLSATADTSKTVKLERYNSYLRKIHSTKVLKASSKVLFRATLLIALVLVLLFAVNYHPHSDSHHLHRRSFLSTGLFSSSSSLGEGAAWEKRVRQSSTAKRQHGLSVLVTGAAGFVGSHCSIALRKRGDGVLGFDNFNDYYDPSLKRARQHLLEKNQVFIVEGDLNDGPLLRKLFDIVPFTHVLHLAAQAGVRYAMKNPQSYISSNIAGLVNLLEVAKAANPQPAIVWASSSSVYGLNTENPFSEEHRTDQPASLYAATKKAGEEIAHTYNHIYGLSLTGLRFFTVYGPWGRPDMAYFFFTKDILHGKSIDIYRTQDNQEVARDFTYIDDIVKGCVGALDTAEKSTGSGGKKRGPAQLRVYNLGNTSPVPVGRLVSILEGLLGTKAKKHLIKMPRNGDVPYTHANVSLAYRDFGYKPTTDLAAGLRKFVKWYVSYYGIQPRVKKENSHADESA
- the LOC106356231 gene encoding protein ECERIFERUM 26-like, producing the protein MPRLQEEGSGPVHGFWMSTVGSARPTETGTVHQPTGLDLAMKLHYIKAVYIYSAEMTRDLTVMHVKETLFTVFDQISWITGRLRRRDSGRPFIKCNDCGTRVVESQCDLTVDEWLCVPDRSVDESLVYHQPVGPELAYSPLIYIQMTRYKCGGLALGLSWAHIMGDPFSLSHIFSLWTRALAGEVIYCPQTSGSRRGFPKPNSTGKEPNSIKQVDPVGDLWVAPNKTKMTTYSFKVTVNDIKTNFPAKGFEFEILSGIVWKCIAKARGDSEPVTITIVRSDPNELKPRAVRNCQMISSVHVDFSVAEVNLEEIVKSIGEATDERFWIDEIGERDDGVLDLVVYGAELTFVDLTQVDFYEAKIRETSPVSVYCNVQGIGDEGAVVILPAAKEGERVVTVTLPEAEMDKVKCELKKCGLITPLVNGGG